Genomic segment of Populus trichocarpa isolate Nisqually-1 chromosome 12, P.trichocarpa_v4.1, whole genome shotgun sequence:
GTGCTCTAATAAAATCATTCTGTGACGAGGGACTGAAGAAGGAAGCCCTTATTATCCAGACAGAAATGGAGAGAAGAGGTATTTCTTCAAATGCTATCATCTACAACACATTGATGGACTCCTACAGCAAATCCAACCAAATTGAAGAAGCTGAAGGTCTTTATTCTGAGATGCAGGCAAAAGGCCTGAAGCCCACATCTGCTACCTTTAACATTCTTATGGATGCATACAGCAGAAGAATGCAGCCTGATATAATTGAGAAACTGCTGCTGGAAATGCAGGATGCAGGACTAGCACCTAATGCTAAATCCTATACATGCCTAATTAGTGCGTATGGAAGGCAGAAGAAAATGAGTGACATGGCTGCAGATGCGTTCTTGAGGATGAAGAAAGCTGGGATAAAACCTACTTCATATTCATATACTGCTCTTATCCATGCTTATTCAGTTAGTGGCTGGCATGAAAAAGCTTATATAACGTTTGAGAATATGCAAAGAGAAGGAATCAAACCATCAATTGAAACTTACACAACCCTTCTTGATGCATTCAGGCGTGCTGGTGATACAAAAACATTAATGGACATTTGGAAATTGATGATGAGGGAAAAAGTTGAAGGGACACGGGTGACATTCAACATTCTTCTTGATGGGTTTGCCAAACAAGGTCACTACATGGAAGCTAGGGATGTGATAAATGAATTCAAGAAGTTTGGCTTGCATCCAACAGTGATGACATATAACATGCTGATGAACGCATATGCACGGGGAGGTCAAGACTCAAAGTTGCCTCAGCTGTTGAAAGAAATGGCCACTCTCAAACTAGAACCTGATTCCATCACTTATACGACCATGATCTATGCATATGTCCGAGTTCGTGATTTTAGGAGGGCATTCTTTTATCACAAGATGATGGTGAAAAGTGGTAAGGTACCAGATGCCAAGTCCTACCAAAAGCTTAGGGCAATATTGGATGTAAAAGCTGCAATAAAGAACAGGAGGGACAAGAGTGCTATACTTGGTATAATTAATAGCCAAATGGGTATGTTGAAagttaagaagaaaaggaagaaagatgaGTTCtggaagaacaagaaaaggcATGTGAGGGCTCCTAATGTTTCCCATGATAAATAATGACAGCAATTCATGGGGGCTTTGTAACATAAGTAAAGCTAAGTTGACCTACGTTGGCCTTTTTGTAGAGATGATATATCTTCTATTTGTCGTAATTACAGGCTTTCCTCCAAAAAAAGTTgggattttgaatatttattgtgatGTTTTTGTTGGAACAATATTTAGTACTATCTGCAGAAAAAAGGAATTGGCATGACAAAGATCGTCATGAACATAATCATCACCAGGAGTCATATAATCCGTTTATATATCCAGAACATGGTAACGATCATGATGTTAGGTCCCTCCTGACGTAGTAGTGTTCATGCTTCTATGTCGCCTCTTGTATCTTCAGTAAGATGGtagattaatttctttttcattggaACGTATCCAATTTTGATTTTGCATCAGCTTCTGCCTTTGTGGAGACAGCAAGTAGTTTCATTTTAGATGAGATGTGGATGAAAAACACCGCAAGACAAAATTAAGTGAAAACAAGAGTGCACGTTGCTCATTTTGAAGGGCTCAGTCGCAGCTTCCATTTCATGATAAATCACCTGTACACTgcaaaaaaggaagagaaacaaTGAACAAGTGCACCAGAATTGGAATGAGCTTGTAAAAAACGCAGCAGTCTGTTCATGATGAAGATACCATGTCAATAAATAGGAGCA
This window contains:
- the LOC7484442 gene encoding pentatricopeptide repeat-containing protein At5g50280, chloroplastic; protein product: MAAAALTNQASLSSPLLFNNPHPNPNYSKSHLSILSKPSRQSFSLLATSHSSPAIFLLFLEHEKQEVEHLSTAQTQQDGDGDDANVEDKDGVEEGEEEEEDSVDPILRFFKSQTSTTHDPPRQGKFSLKKNRRSSWRLAPQFDSDTLNEESPQIVTSNSVSRLPDRVVGEILKLARELPKNMTLGEILGGYEGRVSAKESVEILGLMGEEGLLMGCLYFYEWMGLQEPSLVTARACTILFPILGRAGMGDKLVIFLRNLPQQKEFLDVHVYNSAISGLLCCGRYNDAYEVYEAMEAYNVSPDHVTCCIMITVMRKKGCTAKEAWEFFERMTRKGVKWSPEVLGALIKSFCDEGLKKEALIIQTEMERRGISSNAIIYNTLMDSYSKSNQIEEAEGLYSEMQAKGLKPTSATFNILMDAYSRRMQPDIIEKLLLEMQDAGLAPNAKSYTCLISAYGRQKKMSDMAADAFLRMKKAGIKPTSYSYTALIHAYSVSGWHEKAYITFENMQREGIKPSIETYTTLLDAFRRAGDTKTLMDIWKLMMREKVEGTRVTFNILLDGFAKQGHYMEARDVINEFKKFGLHPTVMTYNMLMNAYARGGQDSKLPQLLKEMATLKLEPDSITYTTMIYAYVRVRDFRRAFFYHKMMVKSGKVPDAKSYQKLRAILDVKAAIKNRRDKSAILGIINSQMGMLKVKKKRKKDEFWKNKKRHVRAPNVSHDK